In Streptomyces sp. NBC_00414, a single window of DNA contains:
- a CDS encoding TetR/AcrR family transcriptional regulator, giving the protein MTTAPRTQKQRREEAEAALLTAAAELVDEQGVRALTLAGVGERAGYSRGLATHHFGSKQALVERLARSAQAGFVPGLEGLPPGLDRLLRLIDGYIGGLGRMGVLNRVFLKLWAESATASELTQLFRERNEAFHADLYEDLVAGIADGTIHPGVAPDETAIAVVAQLRGIGMQRLIDPSRVDTERLRTHVTELWRRGLASAPTPVRGQD; this is encoded by the coding sequence ATGACCACCGCCCCCCGCACCCAGAAGCAACGCCGTGAAGAGGCCGAAGCCGCTCTGCTCACGGCTGCCGCCGAGTTGGTCGACGAGCAGGGAGTCCGCGCGCTGACGCTGGCCGGCGTGGGGGAGCGCGCCGGTTACAGCCGCGGGCTCGCGACCCACCACTTCGGGTCGAAGCAGGCGCTCGTCGAACGCCTGGCACGCTCGGCCCAGGCCGGATTCGTACCCGGACTGGAAGGCCTGCCGCCCGGACTGGACCGCCTCCTGCGGCTGATCGACGGATACATCGGCGGACTCGGCCGTATGGGTGTGCTGAACAGGGTCTTCCTCAAACTGTGGGCCGAGTCCGCGACCGCATCGGAACTGACTCAGCTCTTTCGTGAGCGCAACGAGGCGTTCCACGCGGACCTGTACGAGGATCTCGTCGCCGGGATCGCCGACGGCACGATTCACCCTGGCGTGGCACCCGACGAGACAGCGATCGCCGTCGTCGCGCAACTCCGCGGGATCGGCATGCAACGGCTGATCGACCCCAGCCGCGTCGACACGGAACGGCTACGGACGCATGTCACCGAACTCTGGCGCCGGGGACTGGCATCGGCACCGACACCGGTACGGGGACAGGACTGA
- a CDS encoding TetR/AcrR family transcriptional regulator, translating to MMRTPRRAPRSDALENRARIIETAHAAFTGDPSASLQAIARAAGVGQGTMYRHFPDREALLLAVYREELEVLAAAAPLLLDEYGPVEALRLWFERLGADGRPTGGTSLAVEAATRAGRLHPPIIAALDLLLNAGKAARQVRADAEAEEVLLLGSFLWRADCGPSCPERSRRMLTVIIDGLRADAHR from the coding sequence ATGATGCGAACCCCTCGACGCGCGCCGCGATCCGACGCTCTGGAGAACCGCGCCCGCATCATCGAGACCGCGCACGCCGCCTTCACCGGCGACCCCTCGGCAAGCCTCCAGGCGATCGCCAGGGCGGCCGGAGTCGGCCAGGGAACCATGTACCGGCACTTCCCCGACCGCGAGGCCCTGCTACTGGCCGTCTACCGCGAGGAGTTGGAAGTGCTCGCCGCCGCCGCTCCGCTCCTGCTGGACGAGTACGGGCCGGTGGAAGCCCTCCGTCTCTGGTTCGAGCGCCTTGGCGCGGACGGTCGCCCCACCGGCGGAACGTCCTTGGCGGTGGAGGCCGCCACCCGCGCCGGCCGGCTCCACCCGCCGATCATCGCCGCCCTGGACCTGCTGCTCAACGCGGGGAAGGCGGCGCGGCAGGTGCGAGCGGACGCCGAAGCGGAAGAGGTCCTGCTCCTGGGGTCCTTCCTCTGGAGGGCCGACTGCGGACCTTCCTGCCCGGAACGCAGCCGGCGGATGCTCACCGTGATCATCGACGGTCTGCGCGCCGACGCGCACCGCTGA
- a CDS encoding MSMEG_6728 family protein, producing the protein MQTFLPYPDFTRSAAVLDQARLGKQRVEALQVLRGLTVPGYGWRHHPAVRMWIGYEEALVRYGLDVCAMWVAEGRADTCATTLATDFASFRPGAAVRVQEQLADDGELPPWLGDPVFHRSHQSALVRKAPEAYTPFFPDVPDDLPYLWPASDRVGP; encoded by the coding sequence GTGCAGACTTTTCTTCCGTACCCCGACTTCACGCGGTCCGCGGCCGTCCTGGACCAGGCACGCCTGGGCAAGCAGCGGGTCGAGGCCCTTCAGGTGCTTCGCGGCCTGACCGTGCCCGGCTACGGATGGCGGCACCATCCGGCGGTCCGTATGTGGATCGGCTACGAGGAGGCACTGGTCCGCTACGGCCTGGACGTGTGCGCCATGTGGGTGGCGGAGGGCCGCGCGGACACCTGCGCCACCACGCTCGCCACCGACTTCGCGTCGTTCCGACCCGGGGCCGCCGTACGTGTCCAGGAGCAGCTCGCCGACGACGGGGAGCTGCCGCCCTGGCTGGGGGACCCCGTTTTCCATCGCAGCCACCAGTCGGCGCTGGTGCGCAAGGCGCCGGAGGCGTATACGCCGTTCTTCCCGGACGTTCCCGACGACCTGCCCTACCTCTGGCCGGCCTCCGACCGGGTCGGCCCGTAG
- a CDS encoding NAD(P)/FAD-dependent oxidoreductase has translation MPATRGGPDVLVVGGGLAGLACARDLVDVGLDVKVLEASDEVGGRMRSDRHEGFVVDRGFQVFNTAYPQVRRRLPLRELRLRPFTPGVLVHTDDGPLRFSDPTRRPHRPSEPSRSRSLRDLRPGHLAGTRDLIALGALSARDMFAPVRLLKRERAEERTTRTALAAAGFSEEFVERFFRPFLSGVFLEDELETSERVFHLVWRSMLRGTLCLPGEGIGAVPRALAAALPRATVRLGTPVARLTDNGVELDTGAELPARAVVVATGPGPAARLLPGLDVPEYRVVTTYYHAATRSPLAEPTLLTDTRRRFLNSCVLSEVVPSYAPVGMSLIATSVLGEDGEGREPEVRKALADAYGVDTGGWDLVTVRTVPDALPVMAPPQPLSRAARVAPGRYVCGDHRATGSVQGALASGSRAARAVARDLGR, from the coding sequence ATGCCCGCTACTCGCGGTGGACCGGATGTCCTGGTGGTCGGCGGGGGCCTCGCCGGGCTGGCCTGCGCTCGCGATCTGGTGGATGTCGGTCTCGACGTGAAAGTGCTGGAGGCGTCCGACGAGGTGGGCGGGCGCATGCGGTCGGACCGGCATGAGGGCTTCGTCGTCGATCGCGGCTTCCAGGTCTTCAACACCGCCTACCCGCAGGTCCGCCGTCGGCTGCCGCTGCGGGAACTGCGGCTGAGGCCCTTCACCCCGGGCGTCCTCGTGCACACCGACGACGGGCCGCTGCGCTTCAGCGACCCGACCCGCAGGCCGCACAGGCCGTCCGAGCCGTCCAGGTCCCGCAGCCTTCGCGACCTGCGTCCCGGACACCTCGCGGGCACCCGCGACCTCATCGCGCTGGGCGCCCTGTCGGCCCGGGACATGTTCGCGCCCGTCCGGCTGCTCAAACGCGAACGCGCCGAGGAGCGCACCACCCGGACCGCGCTCGCTGCGGCCGGTTTCTCCGAGGAGTTCGTGGAGCGCTTCTTCCGGCCCTTCCTCTCCGGCGTCTTCCTGGAGGACGAGCTGGAGACCTCGGAGCGCGTCTTCCACCTCGTCTGGCGCAGCATGCTGCGCGGCACGCTGTGTCTGCCGGGCGAGGGCATCGGAGCGGTGCCGCGCGCGCTCGCCGCGGCGCTCCCCCGGGCGACCGTCCGTCTGGGCACCCCGGTCGCCCGGCTCACGGACAACGGCGTCGAACTGGACACGGGCGCCGAACTCCCGGCCCGCGCCGTGGTGGTGGCCACCGGCCCCGGTCCGGCCGCCCGTCTGCTGCCGGGGCTGGACGTGCCCGAGTACCGCGTGGTGACGACGTACTACCACGCCGCGACACGGTCCCCGCTCGCCGAGCCCACCCTTCTCACCGACACCCGAAGGCGTTTCCTGAACTCCTGTGTCCTCAGCGAGGTCGTCCCCTCCTACGCACCCGTGGGCATGTCCCTGATCGCCACCTCGGTGCTCGGTGAGGACGGGGAGGGCCGCGAACCGGAGGTCCGGAAGGCACTGGCCGACGCGTACGGCGTCGACACCGGCGGCTGGGACCTGGTGACCGTGCGTACCGTGCCCGACGCACTGCCCGTCATGGCGCCCCCGCAGCCTCTCAGCCGTGCCGCCCGGGTCGCACCCGGACGGTACGTGTGCGGGGACCACCGGGCCACCGGATCGGTGCAGGGAGCACTGGCGTCGGGCTCCCGCGCGGCCCGCGCGGTGGCCCGGGACCTCGGCCGGTAG
- a CDS encoding ATP-binding protein → MLRNLPEPPDDLVGRHRELAHVADALDRHRLVVLTGVGGVGKSRLALHAAEQVMSAGTRGVAWADLWPLTNARLLLATVADALDFADHATAEPLDALCAWLAGKEVLLVLDSCEHLSAACRELLARLLDDCPGVTVLATSREPLGVDGEHRVIVEPLPPASDAVELFRRRAAATGTGPMGPEDIRIAARLCRKLEGIPLALELAAGQLAHRTLGEVEERLRSRLDLSARNPGPGHFRHRTLRTTIGWSHELCEPAERLLWARFSVFRDAVDADAVRAVCADEALRASDVERALAGLERRSVVSRAEGRFRMLDTVREYGRMWLGELGETTVLSERHAAYFLRRTRRAHADWLGPTQIDAYRWVSAAHSDLCAALDHFLATRPQQALEMAGLLGFFWSCCGHLREATGYLEEALALTEEPGAVRTRALWSLGVARVLCGEHDAAQRLALACERQAAAQEEAEGALHAAYLLGLVHLLRGRPMAARFVVDAALGSAEGGPFASEGRVLCRLIRVFALTAGGLREEARREAGELHRGCTVRGEWWARSYADYQLALLSLFEDRAEDAVGHAASMLDGKRRIGDSFGIALGLDLLASALAAQGAGEHAVAAYGAGENYWAAVGHPQRGTPELGPVREQYESMARSLLGDSAYDKALLDSVLRDPESVLKELLERTG, encoded by the coding sequence GTGCTGAGAAACCTGCCCGAACCCCCGGACGACCTCGTCGGACGACACCGGGAACTGGCACATGTCGCCGACGCCCTGGACCGGCACCGCCTGGTCGTCCTCACCGGCGTGGGCGGCGTGGGCAAGAGCCGGCTCGCGCTGCACGCGGCGGAGCAGGTGATGAGCGCCGGCACCCGAGGAGTGGCCTGGGCCGACCTGTGGCCGCTGACCAACGCCCGCCTGCTGCTCGCCACGGTCGCCGACGCCCTCGACTTCGCCGATCACGCGACGGCCGAACCGCTGGACGCGCTGTGCGCATGGCTGGCGGGCAAGGAGGTCCTGCTGGTGCTGGACTCGTGCGAGCACCTCTCGGCGGCCTGCCGTGAACTGCTCGCCCGGCTCCTCGACGACTGCCCGGGAGTGACCGTGCTGGCCACCAGCCGGGAGCCGTTGGGGGTCGACGGCGAGCACCGCGTGATCGTGGAACCGCTGCCCCCGGCGTCCGACGCCGTGGAACTCTTCCGCCGTCGCGCGGCCGCGACCGGAACCGGCCCGATGGGCCCGGAGGACATCAGGATCGCCGCCCGCCTGTGCCGGAAACTGGAAGGGATCCCGCTCGCGCTGGAGCTGGCGGCCGGTCAGCTGGCCCACCGCACGCTCGGCGAGGTCGAGGAACGTCTGCGTTCACGCCTGGACCTCTCCGCGCGGAACCCGGGCCCCGGCCATTTCCGCCATCGGACGCTGCGCACCACGATCGGCTGGAGCCACGAGCTGTGCGAGCCCGCGGAGCGTCTGCTGTGGGCCAGGTTCTCGGTGTTCCGGGACGCCGTGGACGCCGACGCGGTGCGCGCGGTGTGCGCCGACGAAGCCCTGCGCGCCTCGGACGTCGAGCGGGCGCTGGCGGGGCTGGAGCGCAGGTCCGTGGTGTCCCGCGCGGAGGGCCGCTTCCGGATGCTCGACACCGTGCGCGAGTACGGCCGTATGTGGCTCGGGGAGCTGGGCGAGACCACGGTGCTGTCGGAGCGGCACGCGGCGTACTTCCTGCGCCGCACCCGGCGGGCCCACGCGGACTGGCTCGGCCCGACACAGATCGACGCGTACCGGTGGGTCTCCGCGGCCCACTCCGACCTGTGCGCCGCGCTAGACCACTTCCTCGCCACCCGGCCGCAGCAGGCGCTCGAAATGGCCGGGCTGCTGGGCTTCTTCTGGAGCTGCTGCGGTCATCTGCGGGAGGCCACCGGCTATCTGGAGGAGGCCCTGGCGCTGACGGAGGAGCCGGGGGCGGTGCGTACGCGGGCCCTGTGGTCCCTGGGCGTCGCCCGGGTGCTGTGCGGCGAACACGACGCGGCGCAGCGGCTCGCCCTCGCGTGCGAGCGGCAGGCCGCGGCGCAGGAGGAGGCCGAAGGCGCGCTGCACGCCGCCTATCTGCTGGGGCTGGTCCATCTGCTGCGGGGCCGGCCGATGGCCGCGCGGTTCGTGGTCGACGCGGCCCTGGGAAGCGCGGAAGGCGGGCCCTTCGCCTCCGAGGGCCGCGTGCTGTGCCGTCTGATCCGGGTCTTCGCCCTGACGGCCGGGGGACTGCGCGAGGAGGCCCGCCGCGAGGCCGGTGAGCTGCACCGGGGCTGCACCGTGCGCGGCGAGTGGTGGGCCCGGTCGTACGCCGACTACCAGTTGGCGCTGCTCTCGCTGTTCGAGGACCGTGCCGAGGACGCCGTCGGACACGCGGCCTCCATGCTCGACGGCAAGCGCCGCATCGGCGACAGCTTCGGCATCGCCCTCGGCCTGGACCTGCTCGCCTCGGCGCTCGCCGCACAGGGCGCCGGAGAGCACGCGGTCGCCGCGTACGGCGCCGGCGAGAACTACTGGGCCGCCGTCGGCCATCCGCAGCGCGGCACCCCGGAACTCGGGCCCGTACGGGAGCAGTACGAGTCGATGGCCAGATCCCTGCTGGGTGACTCCGCGTACGACAAGGCCCTGCTCGACTCGGTGCTCCGTGACCCCGAGTCGGTGCTCAAGGAGCTCCTGGAAAGAACCGGCTGA
- a CDS encoding P1 family peptidase: MRESLSEPPPPAAARRAHELGLSVGGLPTGTHNALTDVPGVRVGHTTLVRPPLVHSGVTAIVPDGVGPGSPLPAGVFAGNGYGKLLGTTQLAELGALETPVLLTSTLSAFRVADALVGWVLERPEGASARSLNPVVGECNDGLLSDIRSRPVREEHVRAALDTACGGPVAEGSVGAGTGMTALGFKAGIGTSSRRVPLAGREVTLGVLVQANFGGTLRVSGRVVTPADVGVPTTDPDVGPNTYSDNGPEATREAGSCMIVVATDAPLDARQLTRLARRAVFGLARAGAAYGHGSGDYGLAFGTSPLGTPAGPAVVPDDRLDPLFVAVLDAVEEAVLNSLLTATTTTGPYGHTRRPLPAAPLLALLNRRDPGAAGSLSGTRSP; encoded by the coding sequence ATGCGCGAGTCACTGTCCGAACCGCCCCCGCCCGCCGCCGCCCGCAGAGCCCATGAGCTGGGTCTCTCCGTCGGGGGCCTGCCCACGGGAACGCACAACGCCCTGACCGATGTGCCCGGTGTCCGCGTCGGGCACACGACGCTGGTCCGGCCGCCGCTCGTACACAGCGGTGTCACCGCGATCGTGCCGGACGGGGTGGGCCCCGGCAGCCCGCTGCCCGCCGGGGTGTTCGCGGGCAACGGCTACGGCAAACTGCTCGGCACCACTCAGCTCGCCGAACTGGGCGCGCTGGAGACGCCGGTGCTGCTCACCTCGACCCTGTCCGCCTTCCGGGTCGCGGACGCCCTGGTCGGCTGGGTCCTGGAGCGGCCCGAGGGGGCGTCCGCGCGGAGCCTGAACCCGGTCGTGGGGGAATGCAACGACGGGCTGCTGTCCGACATCCGCTCGCGTCCGGTCCGTGAGGAACACGTCCGGGCCGCGCTCGACACCGCGTGCGGCGGGCCGGTCGCCGAGGGCAGTGTCGGGGCGGGCACCGGGATGACCGCGCTGGGGTTCAAGGCCGGCATCGGCACCTCGTCACGGCGTGTGCCGCTGGCCGGCCGTGAGGTGACGCTCGGGGTTCTCGTCCAGGCCAACTTCGGCGGCACGCTGCGGGTGTCGGGCCGTGTCGTCACACCGGCCGACGTCGGCGTCCCCACCACGGACCCGGACGTCGGCCCGAACACCTACTCCGACAACGGCCCGGAAGCCACCCGGGAGGCCGGTTCCTGCATGATCGTGGTCGCCACCGACGCGCCGCTGGACGCCCGCCAGTTGACCCGTCTCGCCCGGCGCGCCGTCTTCGGGCTCGCCAGGGCCGGAGCCGCGTACGGCCACGGCAGCGGCGACTACGGCCTCGCCTTCGGCACCTCTCCCCTGGGCACGCCCGCCGGGCCCGCCGTGGTGCCCGACGACCGGCTGGACCCGCTCTTCGTCGCCGTCCTCGACGCCGTGGAGGAAGCGGTTCTCAACTCGCTGCTCACCGCCACCACGACCACGGGCCCGTACGGCCACACCCGGCGTCCCCTGCCCGCGGCACCGCTCCTCGCCCTGCTGAACCGCAGGGATCCGGGCGCCGCGGGGAGCCTCAGCGGTACTCGTTCTCCTTGA
- a CDS encoding FHA domain-containing protein, whose protein sequence is MSSVIVGRTGPFSGQSVVLGTAPLRFGRKSDNDVIIVSTSASRLHAEIVVEDDTFVLHDRNSRNGTYVNEQRVTRHALAPGDVIRIGDETFLFETQEALETVMDLSQLDVPRPTALANPSALRVTIAGGGPVGLAFALLLENALQGRVFITVYEGRWVKTGSTVAWKDETQGNVRRQQVVTIQSRQYLALTEEMQSALFGSGQFSEMWPVGPDSVEGRPPRNIRIAYVEDQLLELANSKSAIRLVPKRFDPTEHAHRVANDHVLAICDGGRSRTREHYADRFGAADASIYSLDGEHLQDVVLGLRVKSPLTDQMSVLLTVSQNRFLLNSLRGEGFLNMRLTRDETKAVIGIDPVRQVFEECIAARPCVMSRHEDNEFVCPTHGTLFLPALLRGSHLWKRIREGLKLFGVAEDDLSAITSFRLDMVQRPRFTAQLTRATATTPGTYGFLLGDAANAIHFWPGRGLNSGLASAVSLARSLSRTWQGRPLRDADFIRHEAAMSMLQYRHKSRAWNAMVTTDEQGATRAIKDIIARSMEQDQAPPVAVPARATGSAEAESKAEQPDLGALLERMRAIRDRLETRLPGMPSDEELREHLATLAPSTLRTLQESGAWDTLIVGGEEADIDLFYQADAPIYAPRPADPRLAGPDSGPQDAVPSHQP, encoded by the coding sequence GTGTCGTCGGTCATCGTGGGACGCACGGGTCCCTTCAGCGGTCAGAGCGTGGTGCTGGGCACCGCGCCCCTGCGGTTCGGTCGTAAGAGCGACAACGATGTGATCATCGTCAGCACCAGCGCTTCCCGGCTGCACGCCGAGATCGTCGTGGAGGACGACACGTTCGTCCTCCACGACCGCAACAGCAGGAACGGCACCTACGTCAACGAACAGCGCGTCACACGGCACGCGCTGGCCCCGGGCGATGTCATCCGGATCGGCGACGAGACCTTCCTGTTCGAGACGCAGGAGGCTCTGGAGACGGTCATGGACCTCTCCCAGCTCGATGTGCCGCGCCCCACGGCCCTGGCGAACCCCAGCGCCCTCCGCGTCACGATCGCAGGCGGCGGCCCGGTCGGCCTCGCCTTCGCGCTGCTGCTGGAGAACGCCCTGCAGGGACGCGTGTTCATCACCGTCTACGAGGGACGGTGGGTAAAGACCGGCTCCACGGTGGCCTGGAAGGACGAGACACAGGGGAACGTACGCCGCCAGCAGGTCGTCACCATCCAGAGCCGGCAGTACCTCGCCCTGACCGAGGAGATGCAGTCCGCGCTGTTCGGCTCCGGGCAGTTCTCCGAGATGTGGCCCGTCGGGCCGGACTCCGTCGAAGGCCGGCCTCCCCGCAACATCCGGATCGCCTACGTCGAGGACCAGCTGCTGGAACTGGCCAACAGCAAGTCGGCGATCCGGCTCGTGCCCAAGCGCTTCGACCCCACGGAGCACGCGCACCGGGTCGCCAACGACCATGTTCTGGCGATCTGCGACGGCGGACGTTCCCGCACCCGCGAGCACTACGCCGACCGTTTCGGCGCGGCCGACGCGTCCATCTACTCCCTCGACGGCGAACACCTCCAGGACGTGGTGCTGGGGCTGCGGGTCAAGTCGCCGCTCACGGACCAGATGAGCGTCCTGCTGACCGTGTCGCAGAACAGGTTCCTGCTCAACTCGCTGCGCGGCGAGGGCTTCCTGAACATGCGGCTCACCCGTGACGAGACCAAGGCCGTGATCGGCATCGATCCCGTCCGCCAGGTCTTCGAGGAGTGCATCGCCGCCCGCCCCTGCGTCATGAGCCGCCACGAGGACAACGAGTTCGTCTGTCCCACCCACGGCACCCTCTTCCTGCCCGCCCTGCTGCGCGGCTCGCATCTGTGGAAGCGGATCCGGGAGGGCCTGAAGCTGTTCGGCGTGGCCGAGGACGACCTCAGCGCCATCACCTCGTTCCGGCTCGACATGGTGCAGCGCCCCAGGTTCACGGCACAGCTCACCCGCGCCACCGCGACGACCCCGGGAACGTACGGCTTCCTGCTGGGCGATGCCGCCAACGCCATCCACTTCTGGCCGGGGCGCGGTCTCAACAGCGGTCTCGCCTCCGCCGTGTCCCTCGCCCGCTCGCTCAGCCGCACCTGGCAGGGCCGGCCGTTGCGCGACGCCGACTTCATCCGGCACGAGGCGGCGATGTCCATGCTGCAGTACCGGCACAAGAGCCGCGCGTGGAACGCCATGGTCACCACCGACGAGCAGGGTGCCACCCGCGCCATCAAGGACATCATCGCCCGCAGCATGGAGCAGGACCAGGCGCCGCCCGTCGCGGTCCCGGCTCGGGCCACCGGCTCCGCCGAGGCCGAATCCAAGGCAGAACAGCCCGACCTGGGCGCGCTGCTCGAACGGATGCGCGCGATACGCGACCGGCTTGAGACCCGGCTTCCCGGCATGCCGAGCGACGAGGAACTGCGTGAACACCTCGCCACGCTCGCGCCGTCGACCCTGCGGACGCTCCAGGAGAGCGGTGCGTGGGACACCCTGATCGTCGGCGGCGAGGAGGCCGACATCGACCTCTTCTACCAGGCCGACGCTCCCATCTACGCCCCCCGCCCCGCGGACCCACGCTTGGCGGGTCCCGACTCCGGGCCCCAGGACGCGGTACCCAGCCACCAGCCCTGA
- a CDS encoding serine/threonine-protein kinase, which yields MDHQDTVSPDASPERLVADRYRLLSTLGEGGMGTVWRARDEVLRREVAIKEVRAPSGLSADKIQRMYTRLEREAWAAARITAPSVITVHDVVTDGDRPWIVMELVRGRSLAELIATQGALSPQETARIGAEVLGALRAAHAADVLHRDVKPANVLLADDGQRVILTDFGIAMVVGDTALTMTGEVVGSPEYLAPEQALGRALGPATDLWSLGVLLHTAVQGRSPFRQDSALGTLRAVVDDDPPAPHRAGPLASVIDGLLRKDPAERASAEQTARDLRLIAAGGTPDADSTATESTPTVTVSARTADPRIATAQSPFAETTAATTADAPTGEADSSTRTSSSDVTTAEGAPTATGSERTADPRIATAQSSYADTTAATTADAPTGSAPHSPQAASFDATATDTGGTPAVPGQTSSGTSATAAGDTHPAPSRSVSSDDTVNAAAGTSEAPTHQAAPLAHPATPVTPPQALSPDSLPTVTGPVTTDPVTTETSAPLQSRRGRRKTYMLAALTVVGALLVGGLGYALTRDGDKADGKGATAKESSPAQQAQDGSPSAGGESPAPAGQPPVNVSVKGTNTTYAGSCPPPQGEAPAFTATFEVTELPVRFTYRWVSAEGSVVDKTWRALSFSEGGPRTHQETIRVTTYAQQGTLASAMGVEIKSSQQTISDTVPFTLTCE from the coding sequence ATGGACCACCAGGACACAGTGTCTCCGGATGCGAGCCCTGAGCGGCTGGTCGCTGATCGCTACCGTCTGCTGTCCACCCTCGGGGAGGGCGGCATGGGAACCGTGTGGCGTGCTCGTGACGAGGTGCTGCGCCGCGAGGTCGCCATCAAGGAGGTGCGCGCCCCCTCCGGGCTGTCCGCCGACAAGATCCAGCGCATGTACACCCGGCTGGAGCGGGAGGCGTGGGCCGCGGCACGTATCACCGCCCCCAGCGTGATCACCGTTCACGACGTGGTCACCGACGGCGACCGCCCCTGGATCGTGATGGAGCTGGTGCGGGGCCGCTCGCTCGCGGAACTGATCGCGACACAGGGTGCGTTGAGCCCGCAGGAGACCGCGCGGATCGGCGCGGAGGTCCTGGGCGCACTGCGCGCCGCGCACGCCGCCGATGTGCTGCACCGCGACGTGAAGCCGGCCAACGTCCTGCTCGCCGACGACGGCCAGAGAGTGATCCTCACCGACTTCGGCATCGCCATGGTGGTGGGCGACACCGCGCTCACCATGACCGGCGAGGTCGTCGGTTCCCCCGAGTACCTCGCGCCGGAACAGGCACTGGGCCGCGCTCTGGGTCCCGCGACGGACCTGTGGTCCCTCGGCGTCCTGCTGCACACCGCCGTCCAGGGCCGTTCGCCCTTCCGGCAGGACAGTGCCCTCGGGACCCTGCGCGCCGTCGTCGACGACGACCCGCCGGCCCCGCACCGGGCCGGTCCGCTGGCCTCCGTCATCGACGGCCTCCTGCGCAAGGACCCCGCCGAGCGGGCCTCCGCCGAACAGACGGCACGGGACCTGCGGCTCATAGCCGCCGGTGGCACGCCCGACGCCGACTCCACGGCGACGGAGTCCACACCGACGGTGACCGTCTCCGCGCGGACCGCCGATCCACGTATCGCGACGGCGCAGTCCCCCTTCGCCGAGACCACGGCGGCGACCACCGCCGACGCGCCCACCGGGGAGGCGGACTCCTCGACGCGGACCTCGTCCTCCGACGTCACGACGGCGGAAGGCGCACCGACGGCGACCGGCTCCGAGCGGACCGCCGACCCACGCATCGCGACGGCGCAGTCCTCCTACGCGGACACCACGGCGGCGACCACCGCCGACGCGCCCACCGGATCAGCGCCCCACTCACCGCAGGCCGCGTCCTTCGACGCCACGGCGACGGACACAGGCGGCACGCCCGCCGTTCCGGGGCAGACCTCCTCCGGCACCTCGGCGACGGCCGCCGGCGATACACACCCCGCCCCTTCACGATCCGTGTCCTCGGACGACACCGTGAACGCCGCCGCCGGAACGTCCGAAGCCCCGACACACCAGGCAGCACCTCTCGCGCACCCGGCGACTCCCGTCACACCCCCGCAGGCTCTGTCTCCGGACTCGCTCCCGACGGTGACCGGCCCGGTCACCACAGACCCGGTCACCACAGAGACGAGCGCCCCCCTCCAGTCGCGGCGCGGTCGGCGCAAGACGTACATGCTGGCGGCGCTGACGGTCGTGGGCGCCCTGCTCGTGGGAGGACTGGGGTACGCCCTGACGCGCGACGGCGACAAGGCGGACGGCAAGGGAGCCACGGCGAAGGAGAGTTCGCCCGCACAGCAGGCACAGGACGGCTCCCCTTCCGCGGGAGGCGAGAGCCCGGCCCCCGCGGGGCAGCCGCCGGTGAACGTGTCGGTCAAGGGCACGAACACGACCTACGCGGGAAGCTGCCCGCCACCGCAGGGGGAGGCACCCGCGTTCACGGCCACCTTCGAGGTGACGGAGCTGCCGGTGCGGTTCACCTACCGATGGGTCTCGGCGGAAGGCTCGGTGGTCGACAAGACCTGGCGGGCGCTGTCGTTCTCGGAGGGCGGCCCCCGCACCCACCAGGAGACGATACGTGTGACGACGTACGCGCAGCAGGGGACGCTGGCGAGCGCGATGGGCGTGGAGATCAAGTCGTCGCAGCAGACGATCTCCGACACGGTGCCGTTCACACTGACATGCGAGTGA